A region of the bacterium genome:
TGTGTATATTAACCGTGTTCGTTTCAACACCTCCTCTCGCATTCTCCCGTTCACCTGCACCCCCATCGCATAAGCCGCAAAAGAAAAGGCGACCCTCTTCAGGCCGCCTCATCCGGACTTCAGAATTTCCGCGAGCTACTTCTTCGTCTTCTTCCACGCATTGTAGTGCTCAACTAAGTTGCGCGCGCCTTCCACATTGGAGCTGACTTCAGTCTTATAGCTGATCTCCTTGGCTCCCGCGGCCCACTCGACCACTTCAGCGTCTCCCATCGCAACTCCGTTGCCGTTATGCTCAAGCAGCGTCTCGTCCACCGCGCCCGGCAGCAGAAGAATTGGCGCACATTCACAATTGGCCGTGCGGTAGAGCTTCGCCGCACCCATGTCTGCGAACGTGAAGTCTACCCTGCCGCAGAGCACGCCGTCCTGCTCGAACAACTCCTTGCCTGTGATGTTCCAGTTCGCATTCTCGCCTTCGAGCGTCATCCCTTCGAGGTAGTCGGTCACCAGCGTGCCGAAATCCTTGAAAGAAACGTCGCGCTCGTCTTCGTCAGTCGAGTGGATGTTGTAATAAAAAACGGAGCCTGTGCCCGTTCCGTCGGGATTGAGCTTGAAAGTGTAGGTCTTTTGCTGCACCTGCAGACAGCCGACGGACAGCGCGGAGATTAGTAGTATTAAGGGGAGAAGTTTCTTCATGGGACCTCGTGGGTGTGAGTATTTTCAAAACAACTTATTGTCGTGCGGATCTGCGCAGTAGCGGTGTCGCGCGATAGCGTTCCTCGTGAAACCAGTTGAACAGCGCGTCCATCACGGCTTCAACCCGCGCCAACCCAATCCGTTGACCCCACGCAATCGGCCCGTGCGGATAGTTGACTCCAAGTTTCATCGCTGTATCCAAATCTGCGGCGGGCGCCACGCCCTCCTGCAGTGCGTTGTAGGCTTCGTTGACCAGACACGCAACCGTGCGCACGAGCACTCCGGCCGGCGCATCGCCCACACGTGCGATTTTCAATCCGACCGATTCACACAGCGACTCGATCGTCGCCAGCACATTCGGCGTCGTCGCGGGAAGACTCATCAGTTCGGCAAACGTCGCGTGTTCAAACGGCGGAAGTAGCGACATCCCCACAAAGCGTTCGGGAGCAATCGAGTCGTCCAGCAAGTCACAGAGCGCGCTCGTCAGCGTCAGCGTGACAATCGGCGTCTCGCCCGGCAGCACATCTTCAAGATAGTGCAGCGCCTCAAACTTCGACGTGACATCTGTCGTGTAGCACTCCACCGCCACGTCAAAATCCCCCGCGTCGGCATGCTCTTCCTCTTCGAGTATCCGAATTTTGGTGCGGCTCTTCCCTGCTTCAATCTCGTCCGGAGCAATGAGCAGCGTTGGCGAATGTCCGGCTTGTCGCGCACGTTCCGCCAAAGGCAGCACGTCATCCAGCGGCCCCACAAACAGAATCCGCTCGATAGGATAGAGTTCAAGAGCCTCGCTCATCCCTTGTCCCCGACGGAATAGTCGTAAAATCCCCGCCCCGACTTCTGCCCGAGATAGCCCGCATCCACCATCTGCTTTTGGATCGGATGAGGACGATAACGCGAATCACGGAAGTAAGCTTCCCAGACCGTGCTCGTCGCCGCGAAGTTGATATCAATCCCGATCAAATCCATCAACTGGAACGGCCCCATCTTGAACCCGCCACCCTCCCGCATAATCCGGTCAATCGTCAGATGGTCGGCCAATCCTTCCCCCAGCGCGCGCAGCGCTTCACCGTAAAACGGCCGCGCCACGCGATTGACGATAAAACCCGGCGTGTCTTTCGTCACGACGGGCGTCTTCTCCAGTTCAATGGCATAGGCCGCGACACGCTCAACCACACTGCGGTCACTCTGATGGGCCGCCACCACTTCGACCAGTTTCATTCGCGTCGCCGGATTGAAAAAGTGCATCCCGCACACGCGATGCGGAAACTTGGTTTTCGCCGCGATCTGCGTGACGGACAGCGAACTCGTGTTCGTCGCCAGCACACACTCCCCGCTGATGTGGTCGTCGAGTTGCGAAAACAGCTCAACCTTCAGGTCGAGCGATTCCGAAACCGCTTCGAT
Encoded here:
- a CDS encoding 3-hydroxybutyryl-CoA dehydrogenase, producing the protein MPTFSTVAVLGAGTMGTGIAQLCAQAGSTVYLFDAFPDALKRAPQRIEKDLSKGVELGKLSKEAAKAALERIHTVNLLEECKDPDLVIEAVSESLDLKVELFSQLDDHISGECVLATNTSSLSVTQIAAKTKFPHRVCGMHFFNPATRMKLVEVVAAHQSDRSVVERVAAYAIELEKTPVVTKDTPGFIVNRVARPFYGEALRALGEGLADHLTIDRIMREGGGFKMGPFQLMDLIGIDINFAATSTVWEAYFRDSRYRPHPIQKQMVDAGYLGQKSGRGFYDYSVGDKG